CGAACTGATACCATGACCATGGCAGCGCCCCTCGCCGCACCGCAGGCCGAGCCGCACCGCGGCTTCATCACGGTCTGTGTGATGCTGGCCACGATCATGCAGGCCCTCGACACGACGATTGCCAACGTGGCGCTGCCCTACATGCAGGGCTCGCTCTCCGTGACCTTCGACCAGGTGGCCTGGGTGCTGACCTCCTACATCGTGGCCGCCGCCATCATGACAGCACCCGTGGGCTGGCTCGCAGTGCGCTTCGGACGCAAGAACGTCTTCATCATCTGCACCGTGGGCTTCACGGCCGCCTCACTTCTCTGCGGTGTCGCGCAAGGCATCACCGACATGGTGCTGTACCGCATGTTGCAGGGTATCTTCGGCGCCGGCCTCGTGCCGCTGTCTCAAGCGGTGATGATGGACATCTTCCCGCCGGAAAAGCGCGGACAGGCCATGGCGATCTGGGGCATGGGCGTGATGCTGGGCCCGATCATGGGCCCGACCTTGGGCGGCTATCTCACCGAATATTATTCCTGGCGCTGGGTTTTCCTCATCAACCTGCCCTTCGGCATCGCCACCGTGGCGGGCCTCATGGCCTTCATGCCCGACACCAAACCCCGCGAGATGCGCTTCGACTGGTTCGGCTTCGTGATGCTGAGTCTCTTCATAGGCGCCCTGCAGCTGATGCTCGACCGCGGCGAAACCCTGGGCTGGTTTGAGTCAGGTGAAATCATCGCCGAGGCGGTGGTGGCAGGTGGCGCCGCCTACCTGTTCCTCGCCCACACGTTGACAGCCGAAAAACCATTCGTGCCACCTGCAATCTTCCGCGACTGGAATTTCACGCTGGGCGTGGTGTTCATGTTCATCGTCGGCGTACTCATCCTCGCCACCGTGGCACTGCTCACGCCCTTCCTGCAGAGTGTGATGGGCTACCCCGTGCTCTCGGCGGGCTTCCTGTTGGGCACGCGCGGCGTCGGCACCATGGTGTCGATGATGATCGTGGGCAGGCTCCTGCAATACATCGATGCCCGCATCCTGATCGCGCTCGGCATCGTGTTCTCCGTCATTTCGCTCTGGGTCATGTCCGGCATCTCGCCTGACATCTCGCAGTTCACCATCATCTGGACGAGCGTGCTGCAGGGCGTGGGCATGGGGTTGATCTTCGTGCCGCTGAACACGGTCGCCTTCGCAACGCTGCCCGTACAATACCGCACCGAAGGCGCCTCCATGTGGACGCTCATCCGCAACATGGGCAGTTCCATGGGCGTCTCCATCGTGATCGCGCAACTCACCAGCGGCACAACCCTGATGCACGCACGCCTGTCGGAATACCTGACGCCCTTCAGCCTCGGCTTCCAGCTCATGCCGAAGGGCGTAATGGATCCGGCGACCGACCAGGGCCGTGCCATGCTGGATGGACTGGTGACCGGACAGGCGCTCACCATTTCCTACCAGAACGACTTCCTGCTCATGACCTACATGAGCCTGCTGTGCCTGCCGCTGGTGCTGCTGTTCCGCAAGGACACCACGTCAGCCAAGACGGTCAGGCGTTGAAGCGCCTGAGCCGCAAGGCATTGCCCAGCACGAACACACTCGACATGGCCATGGCGCCCGCCGCCAGCATGGGCGAGAGCAGCGTTCCGGTGAACGGATAGAGCGCACCCGCCGCAACGGGGATGAGCACCACGTTGTAGGCGAAGGCCCAGAACAGGTTCTGCCGGATATTGCGCAGCGTCGCCCGCGACAGGCGGATGGCCCGCAGCACGCCGGTGAGATCGCCCGACATCAACACCACGTCGGCACTTTCGATGGCAACGTCCGTGCCCGTGCCGATGGCGATGCCGATATCCGCCGCCGCAAGGGCCGGCGCATCATTGATGCCGTCGCCCACGAAGGCCAGCGTGGCTCCGGGCTTGCGCAGGGCCTCCAGCGCTTTCACTTTTCCGTCGGGCAGCACATCGGCGACGATGTCATCGATACCGAGCATCCGGCCAATGGCCTGCGCCGTGCGGCGGTTGTCGCCCGTGATCAGCGCAACATGCAAGCCTTCCTGCTTGAGCGCCGCAATGACCTGGGCGGACTCGCGCTTGACGGGATCGGACACGGCGATGATTGCGGCGAGCTTGCCGTCAATTGCAGCATACAAGGGCGTCTTGCCTTCTGTTGCCAGCCGTTCGGCTGACGCGCCAAACACCGCAACGTCAACGCCAAGCCTTGCCATGTAGCGCGCCGCACCAACGGCAACCTCGCGACCCGCAACCTGCGCACGGGCGCCGAAACCTGGCACGGCTTCAAAGCCCGACACCGGAGGAACGGCGAGACCCTCGGCCTGTGCGGCGGCGGCGATGGCCTTTGCAATCGGGTGTTCCGATTGCGATTCAACTGACGCAACAAGAGGCAGCACCGTGCCACGGTCAAAACCGGCAGCGGCCTCCAGGTCTGTCAGGACGGGATGGCCCTGCGTGAGCGTTCCCGTCTTGTCGAAGGCGATCACATCTGCCGATTTCAGGGTCTGCAATGCCTCGCCCTTGCGGAACAACACGCCAAGCTCCGCCGCCCGCCCCGTGCCCACCATGATCGACGTCGGCGTCGCCAGTCCCATGGCGCAGGGGCAGGCGATGATGAGAACGGCGACGGCGTTGACGAGCGCGAAGGAGAGCGCGGGTGCGGGACCAAAGGTGAGCCACAGCACGAAGGTGACAAGGGCAGCCGCAACGACCGCCGGCACGAACCAGGCCGTCACTTCATCGACGATGCCCTGGATCGGCAGCTTGGACCCTTGCGCCGTTTCCACCATGCGGATGATCTGCGCCAGCAAGGTATCGGCCCCCACCTTGGTGGCACGATAGGTGAAGCTGCCGGTGGTGTTCATCGTGCCGCCGACGACAGCGCTGCCATCCTCCTTGGCGGCCGGGACCGGTTCGCCCGTCACCATGGATTCATCCACATAGGACGCACCTGCGATCACCACGCCATCCACCGGCAGGCGTTCGCCGGGGCGCACCTGGATCACATCTCCCGCGGCCACTTCGTCCAGCGGCATGTCAATGAAGACGCCGTCACGCTCCACCCGCGCCGATTTGGCCTGCAGTCCCACAAGCCGGCTGATCGCTTCACTGGTGCGGCCCTTGGCGCGCGCTTCCAGATAGCGCCCGAACAGGATCAGCGTGACGATGACAGCGGCCGCTTCATAATAGACATTGACGGTGCCCGCAGGCAGCAGCGACGGCATGAATGTCGCCACGGCGGAATAGGCCCAGGCCGCCGTGGCGCCGAGCACGACAAGCGAATTCATGTCAGGAGAGAGGCGCAGGATCGCGGGGATGCCCTTGCGGTAGAAGCGCAAACCCGGCCCGAACAGCACCACGGTCGTCAGCACGAAATAGACGGGATAGAGCCACCAGCGCTGGCCATGCAGCGCGTGATGCCAGGAATTGAATGCATGCGACCCCATCTCCAGCACAAAGAGCGGCAGCGTCAGCCCGGCTGAAATCAGGAGATCGCGCAGCAGGCGGTGGCGCTCGGCGTCCTTTGCATCCCGGCCCGCCGCTTCTGCCGCCGGCGTCCGTGCCAGCCGGTGCGTGCCGTAGCCCGCCTTGCGAATGGCGGCTTCGATGTCGGCCAGCCCCTTGCCGCCGGGCAACACCTGCACCGTCGCTCTTTCCGTCGCCAGATTGACGTTTGCGGAGATGACGCCGGGTGTTGCAGCGATGGCCTTTTCCACACGCCGCACGCAGGAGGCACAGGTCATGCCATCAACGCCGATCTCCAGGCTCTCGCTTGACGCGCCATAGCCTGCGCCGCGGATGGCCGCGAGAACGGCCTGCGCATCGGCCTGCTCCCCAAGGTCCACATCGACCCGTTCGGTGGCGAGATTGGCGGCCGCCTTGGCCACGCCGGGAACAGCCGCCACGGCCTTCTCCACGCGCCGCACGCAGGAGGCACAGGTCATGCCCTCCACCGGAATGCTGAGGTGGACGGCCGATGATTCTGGATCGCGCAACATGATTTTGTCTCTGTCTACTGTTCAGGTTGGTAAGCGATGTGGGGCTTCCAACGCTGGCAAGGTCAAGGGCCCAATGATACGGCCTGCGTCGCCAGCACCCCTGCCCCGCTCTTCCGCACCCGGACGGGTCAGCCTATATATATGCACATTCCCGCATATTGCAC
The nucleotide sequence above comes from Hyphomicrobiales bacterium. Encoded proteins:
- a CDS encoding DHA2 family efflux MFS transporter permease subunit — encoded protein: MTMAAPLAAPQAEPHRGFITVCVMLATIMQALDTTIANVALPYMQGSLSVTFDQVAWVLTSYIVAAAIMTAPVGWLAVRFGRKNVFIICTVGFTAASLLCGVAQGITDMVLYRMLQGIFGAGLVPLSQAVMMDIFPPEKRGQAMAIWGMGVMLGPIMGPTLGGYLTEYYSWRWVFLINLPFGIATVAGLMAFMPDTKPREMRFDWFGFVMLSLFIGALQLMLDRGETLGWFESGEIIAEAVVAGGAAYLFLAHTLTAEKPFVPPAIFRDWNFTLGVVFMFIVGVLILATVALLTPFLQSVMGYPVLSAGFLLGTRGVGTMVSMMIVGRLLQYIDARILIALGIVFSVISLWVMSGISPDISQFTIIWTSVLQGVGMGLIFVPLNTVAFATLPVQYRTEGASMWTLIRNMGSSMGVSIVIAQLTSGTTLMHARLSEYLTPFSLGFQLMPKGVMDPATDQGRAMLDGLVTGQALTISYQNDFLLMTYMSLLCLPLVLLFRKDTTSAKTVRR
- a CDS encoding copper-translocating P-type ATPase, which codes for MLRDPESSAVHLSIPVEGMTCASCVRRVEKAVAAVPGVAKAAANLATERVDVDLGEQADAQAVLAAIRGAGYGASSESLEIGVDGMTCASCVRRVEKAIAATPGVISANVNLATERATVQVLPGGKGLADIEAAIRKAGYGTHRLARTPAAEAAGRDAKDAERHRLLRDLLISAGLTLPLFVLEMGSHAFNSWHHALHGQRWWLYPVYFVLTTVVLFGPGLRFYRKGIPAILRLSPDMNSLVVLGATAAWAYSAVATFMPSLLPAGTVNVYYEAAAVIVTLILFGRYLEARAKGRTSEAISRLVGLQAKSARVERDGVFIDMPLDEVAAGDVIQVRPGERLPVDGVVIAGASYVDESMVTGEPVPAAKEDGSAVVGGTMNTTGSFTYRATKVGADTLLAQIIRMVETAQGSKLPIQGIVDEVTAWFVPAVVAAALVTFVLWLTFGPAPALSFALVNAVAVLIIACPCAMGLATPTSIMVGTGRAAELGVLFRKGEALQTLKSADVIAFDKTGTLTQGHPVLTDLEAAAGFDRGTVLPLVASVESQSEHPIAKAIAAAAQAEGLAVPPVSGFEAVPGFGARAQVAGREVAVGAARYMARLGVDVAVFGASAERLATEGKTPLYAAIDGKLAAIIAVSDPVKRESAQVIAALKQEGLHVALITGDNRRTAQAIGRMLGIDDIVADVLPDGKVKALEALRKPGATLAFVGDGINDAPALAAADIGIAIGTGTDVAIESADVVLMSGDLTGVLRAIRLSRATLRNIRQNLFWAFAYNVVLIPVAAGALYPFTGTLLSPMLAAGAMAMSSVFVLGNALRLRRFNA